CATCCTTTTGGAAGACCCCAGGCACTCCCCCATGATTATCAGCTTATACTATCACACCTCCCTCTGGTCCATCCATCatttgggtgggggggcacaggggctCACTTGTCTAATCCCTTCTGGGACAAAAGCTGCTAATCAAACTGTTCCCCCTCTTGCTCCCTGAGCCTATAacgcaggggtggccaaactgtggcccaTGAGCCACATGCGGCCCTTTTACCGTTAAAGTGCGGCTCACGgagccccccttcccttccccccattctccacttaacagactggggggtggggaggagctcaggccctctgccttgcagcagggtggtgaagtaggggcttctgcccaaaGGGGAggtgggtctcagggcttcagcggACGCAGGGATGAAGGTCCAAggggagccctggcaggtgtgcccTGGCTTtggaacttctgaagattgtgcTATGCGGCTGGAagagtttggccacccctgctataatgGGCCTTCTGAAGAGGCATCCCTGTAGACCAGCCAGAATCCCTGACACCTCCTAAACTCACCAGCCTTCAGAGCCAGCACTCCACAGATGAGGATGAGCCCTAGATTCATTCTGTGCCCCAAAAAAGGGGTTCCAGACACCCTAAAACATCAGGCATGTGTGCTAGAATCAAACTCTGAATGAGTCTTCAGACTGCCAGTGCCTTTCGTTTCACTTTCACTCTGACAACCAAAAACAGACTGGAGAATATTAACTCCTTCCTTACCTAAGAAAGGAGCCGGATAGCCTGAAACACTTGAGAACTAGATAATGGGAGACCGCAGGttaggattgaggggcatcagcaaaGCTGGGTGTGAGAGGCTGTTTTACTCTCTGAATTGGTTTTTTAGATAAAACTCTCCTGTGTCAGTCTCTTCCAAAACCCATTTTGTGCCAAGTTTCCTTTTTTTGAGAACCCCAAGCTTCTGTGAAGCCTTTTGAATCTGGGttcagatgcatttttaaaagatttgtgcTCACAAAAAAGTTTTTGCTGATCATTCTTCAGCTGAATAGAAGTGTTTGAAAGTTGTCTCCTCTATGAGTTACGTGTGACAAACTATCTGAGTTCAGTGTGTGTGACATGAATTCCAGAAACAAGGAGAGTTTGTTctcagaatggggaaaaaaaataatctagaTTTAGAAAGTGAAGGAAAAATCCAGCAACTCAACGGAGATGAGTGAGCAAGAGGCTGAGCATTTCTGATATACCAAAGGTTGACTAAGTTTCTCTGTGTCTCTCACATATACTGccagaaaatggctttttaaaaaacaaaattagggAGGAGCATACTGTTATCTTCCCACAGACTTACAGTTGTAGAGCTATGCCATGTTGGAAGTGTCACTTTAACTTTACTTTTCCTTGCTttatgtttgttgtttgtttgagtttgaggggttttgtttttcttttcttcttttgaggCTGTAAAGAGTTTTGCATGTGAATTTCACTTGTTTTGGGAAGAACTGGGGGTAGTCAAGGGGGTGCGATTGAGGTGTATCTGTAGGAGGGCTTCCTGTATACAGTAAGCTGCTCCGCAGGTAGCCCCTCAATCATGGCCCCCTTCATGCTGGAGCTGTGACTCTCATGAGGATCGGAATGGGTTTAAGGTTTTACAGTGTTCCCTTTTCCCCAGAAAACTATCCAGTGGAATGGCCTTCCATCCCAACATTACCGCAAACCCACCTACACCTTGGGAGTGTTCGAATGAACCCTTTGAATCCCAAGGTTCCTGCATCTTTTTCTGAATCTGCCATGTTTCCTTCTCTCTAACTCCTCTCCGCAAGCAGAACCTCCCTACATCCATTCCCCACCGTAAGCAGACCCTTACACACCATCATCAGTCATGACACATGGCTTCAGAGGCAGATTGGTAGATGTTACAGTCTTCTGTAGCAAGCTTAGTTGAAAGAGAGAGGTTAGCATGCAAAATCTACCAGGCTTTGTCAGAGAAGCAAAATGGTGCAGAGCTTTCCTTCCTTAGTGTAACTCTGGATTGCTAGAAAAAGCCTCAGAATTAAGCCTCCCACCTTACTGTGAACCCGTTTTCTCTCCAAAAGCACTGGGAGTCATGCTGAAACTATACCTTGTGTCCCAGACTATGTTGCACCTCCATGCCTCCTCCCAAAATGATGTCAGGTGTCCTTTAACACACAGCTTCTGCAtgctctgtccctcctcccacccaggtgCAATGCGTTCCTTCCTTCCTgaacccaacccccagccctgctccatgtCTCTCCACATTGCTCTCACTTCCGCAACATACCCTGGTCTCCCTGGCCTGACACACTGTCCTCAAGTACCAGGAAAGACAGAACGGAGCTCAGAAAACGTACACTGTTATTTCTCCTCCGTCGTGAGTGGCGCTGTCATTCCAGCCAGTTGGAAAAACAAGGAGGCGTCCTTGGGGCcccttggagactaacacatttatttgggcagaagctttcgCGGGCTAGCCCCCACTTCCTCACTAGCACGGCTACCATCGGAAACCACCTGGAAAAGACACCCCAGCCACCTCCCTGGGTCCCACCAGACCCTTCTCTCTGGTGTCTCTGAAGCAGAAACATCAGAGCTCCTCGCCCCCACCTCCCAGCCGGGTACGGCTACGAGCGGCTGGGAGGAGACCCTGCCACGTCCCAGCATCCAGGCCCCGGGGCTCGGCGCGATCTCcctgggccggggcaggggggtgcagtgTCCGCGATGAATCCTTCCTCTCCCGGGCGCGTTCAGCCTCTTCCCCTCCGTGCCGCAGGGCGGCTGCGCTGTAGCCTGTGCCCGCAGCTGTGTGCGAGCGAggcccggggcgggggcgggctgCGCCGCTGCCTCTTGACAACGGGCCCCGCGGCCGCCTCCTGCCGGCGCCCGGGCGCTCTCACGCGGGGCAGAGACACCCGGCGGCTGCCCCGCTCCGCCTGCGGGCGCCGCCTTGCCGTGCCCGGGGTCGAAGCGCTGCGGCGGGCGCTGTGGGGCTCTGCAAGCGGCGCTGCCGGCCGGGGGCCTCGGGCTGCGGGAAGTAGCCGCTCCTGCCAGGACGCGGCGTATCCGCAAATGGTGCGAACTGCGCCACGGACACAGACCAGCAGAAGCTGCCGTGCACAGACCAGCAGAAACCTCACCGAAGGCGCAGAGAATAAAGACACAGTGAGTACACACAAGTGAGGGCCAACTTAAAGCCGTTAAACTAGAaaaggctattttaaaaaaaaaaaaaatccgcaaGAGGGAGGACTGTAAGCCAACCCCACCTGTATCTTTCTGTTATAATCCTGCTGGAGATGGGAACAAACCTTCCAGATCTATATGAAAACTTCGGGTGCAGATACAAAAGAACAGGGGATAAGAGTAGCCATTTTACCGGAAGCTCTGGAAGTTTATAACATTCTCACAGCAGCCAGCTGAAAATGCTTCTCTTTTGGATGAGGTCTTCACAATGCTTAGGAACTAGGGTAACCGTAAGAAAAATGTTGTGTTTGAACGGCACCAGTTCTGTAGTGGCCTCACCTACACTTAGGGGAAGAGCAGATAGACAAGTATGTCACAGAGCTGAGGCAAAAAGCAAGCGTTTGAGTTTGGAAACACTGAAAAGGATATTCTCAGCTACAGTACTgtgcttaggtttcagagtagcagccgtgttagtctgtattcgcaaaaagaaaaggaggacttgtggcaccttagagactaaccagtttatttgagcataagcttttgtgagctacagctcacttcaccgggagctgtagctcaggaaagcttatggtcaaataaattggttagtctctaaggtgccacaggtactccttttctttttgcgagtactgTGCTTAGTGTCACTGATAAAGGGCTAAAGGAAAGGTTGTTGAGGAAAGTGGAAACCTGATTTGGGCTTGCAGAAAGGAATAGGCATTCACAGAGCCTCCCAAGCCGCAAAAACACAACTAGAGATCCCGTCTGGGCCACATACTGGCAAGTTTGTAGAGGCTGTTACACAAAAGAATACTCATGGGGAGGGCCCAGCTGCTGGTGCGTCAGAGCAAAGCAGGCATACCAACCACTCACACAAAAAGTCTGTACACACTGTGGTACAACACACCTAGCCTATGGAAAAATATGCCACAAATGTGGAAAATTAAATCACTGTTCTATTTGCAGAGCAACACACTTACCCAAAAGGCAAAGCCACAAATCTCTGACTGAACTAGAATGTGAACAATCTCTTTTTGTGTATACAGTGTCACAGGGAAACAAATCCTATAGCTCGGTTAGAAATCATATAGCTTGCTCACAGAACCTTGGTATCCTACACTGTATGTAAGGAAGGTACCTATGAAGTTTTAATCTTGATATTGGGGTGGAAGCTAAATGTTTTCCAATTCAGTGTTTGAGAAAGATAGCAGGTCCCATCTAGATAAAGCAGTCTGATGATGTGCTTATAGCATATGGTGATTCCAGAATATACTCTGAAGGGGAAGtcactttaacaacagcaactGTTAAAGCTAAGGTCAGTCTTCAATTGAAGACTTCACCTTAGTGATGAAGACTTAATCACTAAGGCATTTACAACACTACTGATAGGCAGAGAAGCCTGCATACGGGTACACCTAGTATGTATGAATGAGTATGCTGCACACAAAAGCACACAGCACTAAGAAGAATTGCTTGCACAACACCTGGAATTCTTCAGGGGACTAGGAGAGTTCTGTGGGAAGGATCGCATATATACAGACCCATCAGTCACCCTTGTCATACAGTGCATGGCTGCGGAACTACACCTTTTGCAGTGACAGACTCAGAAATTCACTCAGACAGTTAGAAAAGGAAAGAGTCCTAGCCAAAGTGAACTCACCCACTCCATGGGTTAGCAGTTTAATCATAACTGGGACAAAATACGGCAAGATTAGGATTTGTTTGGATCCCAGATGCCTTAATAAGACTATACTGATACAGCATTATTCTATCCCCACACCAGCAGATGTCCTGACTAGCTGGTAAAAAAGCATATTTATTATGCTAGATAAGAAAGATGGATATTGATAAGTCACATTAGATAATGTGTCATTTGATCTTTGCTCTTTTACTACACTCTGGGACAGATACAAGTTTCTCTCTTTACCTTTTGGAAGAGATAAGGTGGTTCAGTAAAGATAATGCCATAATAAATAGACATGAGGAATGACTAAGAGAACATGCTACTGTGTTCTGTTGTGTTCCAGTGGTTTGAGGTGCACCGTTTATCTGCACGCACACCAGCTGCCTTAGGTGTAACCGTATTGAATGGTGGAGCAGTTGGAGCAAATTGGCTGCTCTGTCACTGTGGTATGAGGAGAGTTGCATCTGTACTTTGAGGGATCAAGTATTCCTCATTTCAGCATTGAGTTTATAGGCTTTGTCAGTAGGGGGTGCCGGGAGTGTGTCTTGCTATGGGGATCGTCAGCCATCTGGTGGTCTATGTGACTAGTCTCCAGTCCTTAGTGAGGAGTCAGTGAAGGCAATGTCTCAGAAGGAATCCTCAGGGCAAGGGTGAAGAGGTAGTAACATTTAGCAAATCTGGGATGGTTAGTGTTTGTGTGTAGGTAGCTGCTGTTGGCTATGCCTGATCTAAActtgagttttgcctgagcaaagagTAGATGCTGGACTTTGTCCTACGGTGCGTATGTGCTCTGTTCCCAGAGTATCTGTAGTATCTGTAAGGGCAGTGTGTTATTGGCATGTTGGAGTATCACTCGGAGGGCAGAGTAAAGGTTGCATTGCACAAATGGTTTGTACCTTAACgttttatttccttgttttcagaggtttaaggtTACCCCCGtccacattctggaagggcattAGGCCCCACTGAGTAAACCTAACTCTGTATTAATGAAGGTTTGGGGCAGTTAATTTCCTTGgtattttaaggggaaaaattCTTACTACCCCATAGAGTGGTTGCCCTTGCTGAACCCCTGAGGggaggtgcagttgccctgaattgtgacaccTGCTACTAGAGGGAGCTGTGGAGACTGTTCTGTTGTTTGAATCCATAAAGAAAAATGcaccaaaatttgaaaataaactcTCCCCATCATGCCAGGCCTGGAAAGAAGGGACTCAGCAGGGGAGGAAGAAGATGACAACACGGTTCAGCACATAACAGAGGGAGCCATGGTTTAGGGATATCACACCAGCAGGAGCACTATTTCTCTGCACCGCAAGAAGTGCGGTAAGAGGGAAAATGTCACCTGGTCATTCCACAGTGCCCCACAGAACAGCAAAGAATACGCTGAGCAGAAGCCATCAATGACTGCAGATAGGAGCCACGGAACTAGTTAAGTGACTAGGAAGAGTCGGGTCCGGAGGCAGGTTGTCTCCAGATGAAAGGATATGTGAGCTGTACCATTTCACATAACTGTACATGGTGGAGACTGAACAGATGTCATCACCTGTATTATGTTAATGTAAAGGTTAATGATGTGATATTGACAATGGAGAGAGATACAGGAGTGGCAATGACCATGATCTCTGAGGGCGCttacaaaaaaaatcttatctGAGGTAAGAAACTATTGTGCTTTTACAGAATTGCAATAAAGGCAGAGAGGGGTATTAAGCTGTCTCCCTGTCACTGTAACTTATAAAGGTGTCTGTTCACCGTTAAAATTAATTGTAATGGAAGGAAATGGCCTCCTAGTAATAGTCAGAGACTGGCTATACAAGAGTAAATTGGATTGTGGTACATCATCTGCCAGACAGAGTGGGGGTACTAAAAGACCAGTGTAATTAGTACAGATATGGGTTTGGTTAAAGACATACACCAGCAAAGCAAAGGCCAGTGCTAAATTTCTGAAGACTACACTTGTTCCATATGCTCTGTTCCAAGAGCCCATGGAAAAGCAACTGGATGACTTGAAAAGCAGGGTATACTGTCTCTATGGAGTCCAGTGAAGGAACTGTACTAATTGTGTGTATCCCGAAAGGTGATGATAGTGTAAGAATTTGTAGGGATTATAAAGTCACTATAAACCCCAGGCTGGAGATGGATAAATATCTATTTCCTAAACCAcaagatttatttgcaaaagctGACAGAGGGAATGAAGTCGAGCAAACTAGACTTGCCCCAAGCTTACCAGCAGATGGCAATGTAGCCAGATGCAAAAACATTTCTgtccacaaaacacacacaagggTATTTAGGTATGAAAGATTACCCTATGGGGAGCTAGCACACCTGTTCTGTTTCAATGAATAACAGATCAGGCACTGCAGGAGGTAAATGGTGGTGTCTGTTATTTAGAAGATCTATTAATAACTGGGAGGACTTCAGAGGAACATTTAAAATATCTAGAGGGGACTTTAAAGAGATTGCAAAAAAATTGTAAAGTTAACAGAGATAAGTGTGCTCTTTTTCAAAATCAGGTTACTTGTTTGAGGCATTGTGTAGATGCAGAAGAGGTTTACCTATTAAAAGAGAATACAAAATCCATTGAGAACGCTCCAGTGCTATAGCTGTCTCAGAGCTTAGATTGTTTCTGACCATGTTAAATTATTATGGAAGATTCATTCCAAATTTAGCAACATTAATTGCAGAAACTATAAAGTGGGTTTGGATGGAAAAGGAACATAAAACTTTTGAGGTAGTGAAAAAGAAACTAGTTCCAGTTTATTGGTAGATTGTAAAACTGAGCTTTCCATAATTAGGGCCCTGAGAAAATTGTGACTGCACAGAAATTGTGGAATTAGCCCAGTACTGCAATTTTTCCTACAGTAGGAAAGTAAAAGTGGGCACCTGTACGTTCTCATGCTTGGGGAAATCTATAGCCTCACCTGAACTTCTGCTTCAACGTAAAACTGCCCATGGATGCCTGCTTCTGTCGCTCCGTTGTAGGGGAAATCGCAGCAGTTTGGGGTGATTCAGTGTCTGTTTTTATACAAAGGAATGCAGCAGTGACCTTTTACTGATGGCATTCTGTGTACATCCTGTGAAATTTGCTATTTTACCTGTGACTgctgtaattaaaaaacaaacaaaaacaaaaaaacacaagatTTTCTCAGGGCCCTACCCATAACTTAGCCTGTGATGCCTCTCCTGTAGGAATTGGGCCTGTCATTTCACACATTTGTAAAGATGGGAGTGAAAAATCCATAGCATTTGCTGGCAGAACATTATCAAAGGCTGAGAGAAAAGACTCTCAAATTAAAAAAGAAGCTTTAGCATCGTTCGGGAGGTTATTAAATTCCATGAATACCTGTTTAGGAAACAATTGACCTTAATCACTGATTTAGAagcatagggttggaagggaccgcacgggtcatctagtctaaccccctgctaagatgcaggatttgttggttctaaaccatccaagacagatgtta
The Eretmochelys imbricata isolate rEreImb1 chromosome 1, rEreImb1.hap1, whole genome shotgun sequence DNA segment above includes these coding regions:
- the LOC144269042 gene encoding uncharacterized protein LOC144269042, with translation MNPSSPGRVQPLPLRAAGRLRCSLCPQLCASEARGGGGLRRCLLTTGPAAASCRRPGALTRGRDTRRLPRSACGRRLAVPGVEALRRALWGSASGAAGRGPRAAGSSRSCQDAAYPQMVRTAPRTQTSRSCRAQTSRNLTEGAENKDTITSSEVADAQVRVTCCGAVSPVQETDRSALGARLLF